Within the Bacillus sp. FSL K6-3431 genome, the region ACTTCCGTCCCATATGGTATGCGATTAGGAAAATGATATTCAATATGACCAGCACGAAACCAGATAAGCTGAGCATTTTTCCGTTCCGGTTCAAAGAAAGAGCGAGGGTCATCAAGAATATGGATAATTCCTTTATCACTAAGAAGTCCACAAGTAGGTTCCACCTGACAGTGAACATATTCCCCAATATTCAATTCAAAAGTAATTTCATCTTCCATAATTGGCTTTTTTTCCTCTAAATCAATAATAATTCGATCATAACGTTTGGAACTAACCTTTTGATTCCCTCGTCCAGGAACAATTTCTGTTTTAATCATCTTGGTTTCTTCTAATTTTTTAATATGGGCAGCAGCCGTGGAAAATGGAATAGCTAATAACTCAGAAAGATCATTCACATTTTTTGGACCACCTGTTAACTGGTTTAAAATCTCCATCCGATGCTCATTCGATAGTGCTTTCGTAATTTCAATTGCCTCATGTAAAGTTAATTGTAAGGTTCTCACTATGGTCGCCTCTTTATTCTATATTTTGTTGTAATAATACCTTTATATGGGGATATAATGCAAGGGGAAGTAAATAAGTTTGTAGTATTGCACTCTTTCTAGAAAAACTTATTTGTTTACTAATCGATTCATGTATATGATTGAGGAAAAAATTGAGGTTTCAAAATATGTATAGTAGTATCTGATATTTTAATTATGCTTAAATAAGCGATGAGTAAAGCCAACCTTTAATTGGATATATGAAAAATAAAAAATCAACTGGTGAAATTCCTCTCTACCAGTTGTTTTTCTTTTCAAACTATTTCCCTATTAACTTTTCACCTTAATGTTTTCGATCGGCTCTACATTTCCATAGGTCGGGCGTTTACGATTAACAGGAGCCGCCCATTTCACCGCATTAATAATGACCTTTTGAATTTCTTTATTGTGGTAAGTTGGATATGTTTCATGTCCTGGTCTGAAGTAGAAGATCTTTCCGTTTCCTCGAGAGTATGTACAACCACTACGGAACACTTCCCCGCCTTCAAACCAACTTGTGAAAATCAACTCATCAGGAGCGGGAATATCAAAATGTTCACCATACATTTCTTCTTTCTCTAGTTGGATACTTTCCCCAATCCCTTCTACAATTGGATGGTGAGGTGCAACGACCCAAAGGATTTCTTTGTCATCTGCTTCCCGCCACTTCAAGTCACAGCTTGTTCCCATAAGCGTTTTAAAAACTTTTGAAAAGTGGCCAGAATGAAGAACAATTAAGCCCATTCCATCTAATACTCTTTGTTGGACTTTCTGAACAATTTCATCCTTCACCTCATGATGTGCAAGATGTCCCCACCAAATCAATACATCTGTACTATCTAATACATCATCTGTCAAACCATGCTCCGGCTCATCTAATGTCGCTGTTTCAGCATCAATACCTTCATCATTTAGAAATGCTGCAATTGCACCATGAATACCATTGGGATAGATTTCTCCCACTACAGGATTTTTTTGCTCATGTCGATTTTCATTCCATACTGTTACCTTCATCATTATATTTCCTCCCTATCGAGTTTTACTAACTGCCCTTTTTCCACAGATCGAATCACACTTTCAATGACAAGCTGACTATTATACCCGTCAACAAAAGTTGGGACATTTGAATTTTCTCCATCCATTATTAGACTTGCAAAATCGCGTAATAGGGACTTGTTTCGATGTTTTTCCGGTACTTCCTCCGTTTTCCACACAGGCTCTTCATCCGAATATTTTATACACATTCTAACTTCATCTGGTCGTTCAATATTCATATTTAACGTTCCAGCATCACCGTATATCATTACCTCCAGCTGATTCGCTGATCCGACCGCATTCCTTGTAGTTACAAAATTAC harbors:
- a CDS encoding ArsR/SmtB family transcription factor is translated as MRTLQLTLHEAIEITKALSNEHRMEILNQLTGGPKNVNDLSELLAIPFSTAAAHIKKLEETKMIKTEIVPGRGNQKVSSKRYDRIIIDLEEKKPIMEDEITFELNIGEYVHCQVEPTCGLLSDKGIIHILDDPRSFFEPERKNAQLIWFRAGHIEYHFPNRIPYGTEVEELSFSIELCSEAPYHNLDWPSDITCFINDHEIGDWTSPGDFGGERGFLTPSWWETHNTQYGLLKYWNINKEGSFIDGVKISSVTIDDLQLQEHPYISLKLGIKKDANNLGGINIFGSKFGNYEQGLIMKVKYAHIK
- a CDS encoding ThuA domain-containing protein, giving the protein MMKVTVWNENRHEQKNPVVGEIYPNGIHGAIAAFLNDEGIDAETATLDEPEHGLTDDVLDSTDVLIWWGHLAHHEVKDEIVQKVQQRVLDGMGLIVLHSGHFSKVFKTLMGTSCDLKWREADDKEILWVVAPHHPIVEGIGESIQLEKEEMYGEHFDIPAPDELIFTSWFEGGEVFRSGCTYSRGNGKIFYFRPGHETYPTYHNKEIQKVIINAVKWAAPVNRKRPTYGNVEPIENIKVKS